Proteins encoded in a region of the bacterium genome:
- the ccsA gene encoding cytochrome c biogenesis protein CcsA, translating into MKNGVGEKILDAAMLVVMLAALYLTFIWVPNEKTMGIIQRVFYFHVPAAWVSFLAFGFVFVASIMYLIKRDDKWDAMAVCSAEIGLLFCTIVLVTGPIWAKPVWGIWWTWDARLTLTLVLWLIYLAYTMLRAYIDDPLKRGRLSAVVGIVGFVDVPLVYFSIRWWRTQHPAPVMAGGEGSGLAPEMRLVLMFCLAAFTLLFVYLLNKRLKMEKTERELELLYRTVQRDNRM; encoded by the coding sequence ATGAAAAATGGTGTCGGTGAAAAAATTCTTGATGCGGCTATGTTGGTGGTTATGCTGGCGGCGCTGTATCTGACATTTATTTGGGTTCCCAATGAAAAGACCATGGGTATCATTCAACGCGTGTTTTATTTTCATGTGCCCGCCGCGTGGGTTTCATTTTTAGCGTTTGGTTTTGTTTTTGTCGCGAGCATCATGTATCTGATCAAGCGGGATGACAAATGGGACGCCATGGCCGTATGTTCGGCAGAAATCGGTTTGCTTTTTTGTACGATCGTATTGGTGACCGGGCCGATTTGGGCTAAACCGGTGTGGGGCATTTGGTGGACGTGGGATGCGCGCCTGACATTGACGTTGGTACTGTGGCTTATATACCTCGCATACACGATGTTACGGGCATACATTGACGATCCGCTCAAGCGGGGACGCCTTTCAGCCGTCGTCGGCATCGTGGGATTTGTAGATGTTCCGCTGGTTTATTTTTCGATTCGCTGGTGGCGCACACAGCATCCGGCACCCGTCATGGCGGGGGGCGAAGGTTCGGGTTTGGCACCGGAAATGCGTTTGGTGTTGATGTTTTGCCTTGCCGCATTTACTCTGCTTTTTGTGTATTTATTGAATAAACGCCTGAAAATGGAGAAAACCGAACGAGAGCTTGAGTTACTTTATCGTACGGTGCAACGCGACAACCGGATGTAG
- a CDS encoding DUF4159 domain-containing protein: MIRFVYVLFLILVLNDTVSAQANGKIASSRFTIARLKYGGGGDWYGNKNALNHLLRYLSDNTNIAVEKTETYVDPSDIRLFDYTFLYMAGHGNVKFSDDDVRQLRRFLTGGGFLWCDDDYGIDPYFRREMKRVFPELDFTLIPFSHPIYSIGSRFPNGMPKIHEHDGGPPQGYGLFWKGRLICFYSKNTDISDGLEGPEVFPEDHPEKQAEALRFAANIVMYALSY, encoded by the coding sequence ATGATACGGTTTGTTTATGTTTTATTTTTGATCTTAGTGTTAAACGATACCGTATCGGCGCAGGCCAATGGGAAAATCGCGTCATCTCGTTTTACGATCGCGCGTCTCAAATACGGCGGTGGCGGGGATTGGTATGGCAATAAAAACGCATTGAATCACCTGCTGCGTTATTTGAGTGATAATACCAATATTGCCGTTGAAAAAACGGAAACCTACGTGGATCCGTCGGATATCCGGCTTTTTGATTATACCTTTTTGTATATGGCCGGTCACGGCAACGTCAAATTCAGCGATGATGATGTTCGCCAATTGCGTCGTTTTCTGACCGGCGGCGGCTTTCTTTGGTGCGATGATGATTATGGTATTGATCCGTATTTTCGGCGTGAGATGAAGCGTGTGTTTCCGGAACTTGATTTTACACTGATTCCTTTTTCACATCCGATTTATTCGATCGGATCACGGTTCCCCAATGGTATGCCGAAAATACACGAACACGATGGGGGCCCTCCGCAAGGTTACGGATTGTTTTGGAAAGGGCGATTAATTTGTTTTTATTCTAAAAATACGGATATCAGCGACGGCCTCGAAGGGCCGGAAGTATTTCCCGAAGACCATCCTGAAAAACAAGCGGAGGCACTTCGGTTTGCGGCGAATATTGTAATGTATGCCTTAAGTTACTGA
- the lgt gene encoding prolipoprotein diacylglyceryl transferase: protein MIPTLFEIPIFGGIPIHSFGLMMAAAFLTSSFVLRRLFKNAGYSEELSEKIILVAAIAGLAGSKLYYLFFEAFERFKKYPMEMLFSGAGLTWYGGFVLATISIIYLLKKNKIPVLRGVDLIAIPLPLGYGIGRIGCHLSGDGDYGLPWDGPWATNYSRGVVPPSQAFHGSEIARQYPNGIVPDNTLCHPTPLYETLISTGIFLILWHMSKRKLPAGSIISLYLMLAGMERFFIEFMRLNPKVAFGLSGAQLISVVMITAGAGSLAYLWKRATA from the coding sequence ATGATTCCTACATTATTTGAAATACCGATCTTCGGTGGCATTCCCATTCACAGCTTCGGGCTTATGATGGCGGCGGCTTTCCTTACTTCCAGTTTTGTGCTGCGGCGGTTGTTCAAAAATGCCGGATATTCCGAAGAATTGTCGGAAAAAATCATTCTTGTCGCGGCGATTGCCGGTTTAGCCGGTTCCAAATTGTATTATCTTTTTTTTGAAGCGTTTGAACGTTTTAAAAAATATCCGATGGAGATGTTGTTTAGCGGCGCGGGACTTACCTGGTATGGCGGTTTTGTTTTAGCGACGATAAGCATTATCTATTTGTTAAAGAAAAATAAAATCCCCGTCTTGCGCGGCGTGGATCTTATAGCGATCCCGCTACCGCTTGGTTATGGTATCGGCCGTATCGGATGCCATCTTTCGGGCGACGGCGATTACGGTTTGCCGTGGGACGGGCCTTGGGCTACAAATTATTCGCGCGGTGTCGTTCCGCCTTCTCAGGCCTTTCACGGCTCGGAGATCGCTCGTCAATATCCGAACGGGATCGTTCCGGATAATACGCTTTGCCACCCGACGCCGTTGTATGAAACGTTGATTTCAACGGGAATTTTTTTGATCCTGTGGCATATGAGTAAACGTAAATTGCCTGCGGGTTCCATCATTTCGCTTTATCTCATGCTTGCCGGTATGGAGCGTTTTTTTATCGAATTTATGCGTCTCAATCCTAAAGTGGCGTTTGGCCTGAGCGGCGCGCAATTGATCAGTGTGGTGATGATTACAGCCGGTGCGGGTTCGCTGGCTTATTTGTGGAAGCGTGCAACGGCATGA
- a CDS encoding acyl-CoA thioesterase: MQAQRSLPLSSWHIVFPNDTNPHGTMFGGKVMAIMDIQAGIVATQYCHRMVVTASTEAVDFRNPVKVGDRLETIARVVYVGKTSMVVRIDAYAENPLSGKRKHCTTAYFNMVALDEDGAPTMIPPLIVETDEEKRDFELAKHIKEAATERKKRFADTSL, encoded by the coding sequence TTGCAAGCCCAACGTTCATTGCCGCTCAGCAGTTGGCATATTGTATTTCCCAATGATACCAATCCGCACGGAACGATGTTTGGCGGTAAGGTCATGGCGATCATGGATATTCAGGCCGGCATTGTTGCGACACAATATTGCCATCGCATGGTGGTGACGGCGTCCACCGAAGCCGTGGATTTTCGCAATCCGGTCAAAGTCGGAGACCGGTTGGAAACAATTGCGCGGGTGGTATATGTCGGTAAAACTTCGATGGTCGTTCGTATTGACGCCTATGCCGAAAATCCGTTATCCGGAAAACGTAAACATTGTACGACGGCCTATTTTAATATGGTCGCGCTGGATGAAGACGGTGCGCCGACGATGATACCGCCGTTGATCGTGGAAACGGATGAGGAAAAACGCGATTTTGAACTGGCCAAACACATCAAAGAGGCGGCGACTGAACGTAAAAAACGATTTGCCGATACGTCGTTGTGA